One window of the Brevibacterium limosum genome contains the following:
- a CDS encoding ABC transporter permease yields MIAVALAQIRIHWARFLAIGLGIALAAGFVATTLIINSSLQDSLEHAVGRSFERADLTVIPDRDVFVGGDEAAPLLTPLAEVEGVKTASLSARTVSTGRGAAFSESSFALSPVSADERLDTFDMVSGQRPEATTDLVLDTRTAKDLNVGIGDEIRFTVDAVPVESGNDDMPIYRGPSQSSVTFSVVGIAEMGQDPALPGATRALTTASGYQEYFAQQGDVIAIQIALDDGADPETVRAQLQKVIDGSELDGSLEALAVDDAVAVKTDRLSGGNAVVTGILLVFAGISVIVAILVVSNTFSVIVAGRRREFALLRCLGATRVQMYGSVVAEGLFVGVLGSVFGVLAGVAISRGLIAAAVRYWPEEFPYDTLTVPFSALVSGVVVGALLTIVATIRPARSAIAVTPLEALQPFDVSISPRTRARPRHLVGLGFIGVGIVLVIVSVYAVSTTQFWILGGALGGGLVVTGLVISSAKIIPPVVAWTGEVLFSPWGVPGQLATLNTLRNPRRTAATATALIIGVTLVATILVGGMSTKATLSHGLDQRYPVDISVPLSGLVDDDELDDVREIPGVSTAVIAHRAEAVEEFKGSRPEVFVLDPDSAETVLGDAAADIVSGRVTVPEDYPDPTVRVRGLTEMSVPVYRDGLSSLAFFTTPDIGNDLGISATTTAVLVRLDEDVDVDEITRIRQSVAEALDVSSEEVGGSAVARGAYSELIDVMLAGAVALLFVSVVIALIGVSNTVSLSVIERRRENALMRALGLSISQLRSLLALEAVLISSVAALFGLVLGGALGIVGTRLVTHDYSSDLIVDFSAPSFLGILGVAVIAGILSALAPARRASRLSPVEGLKLDF; encoded by the coding sequence GTGATCGCAGTCGCCCTCGCGCAGATCCGGATCCACTGGGCCCGGTTCCTCGCAATCGGCCTCGGCATCGCCTTGGCGGCGGGATTCGTCGCGACGACCCTGATCATCAACTCCTCACTGCAGGACAGCCTCGAACATGCGGTCGGCCGCTCATTCGAGAGAGCCGACCTCACCGTCATCCCGGACAGAGACGTCTTCGTCGGGGGAGACGAAGCCGCCCCGCTGCTCACGCCCCTTGCCGAGGTCGAGGGCGTGAAGACCGCGTCTCTGTCGGCGCGCACCGTGAGCACGGGGCGGGGTGCCGCGTTCTCCGAAAGCTCCTTCGCACTGTCTCCGGTGTCTGCCGATGAGCGACTCGACACTTTCGACATGGTCTCCGGCCAGAGACCGGAAGCGACGACCGACCTTGTGCTGGACACCCGCACGGCGAAGGACCTCAACGTCGGAATCGGTGATGAGATCCGTTTCACCGTCGATGCGGTCCCGGTGGAGAGCGGGAACGATGACATGCCCATCTATCGGGGCCCGAGTCAGAGCAGCGTCACCTTCTCGGTCGTCGGAATCGCCGAAATGGGACAGGACCCGGCACTGCCGGGGGCTACCCGGGCACTGACGACGGCGTCGGGCTATCAGGAGTACTTCGCCCAGCAGGGTGACGTCATCGCCATCCAGATCGCCCTCGATGACGGCGCGGACCCGGAGACGGTGCGTGCTCAGCTGCAGAAGGTCATCGACGGTTCGGAACTGGACGGCAGCCTCGAAGCACTTGCCGTGGACGACGCCGTGGCGGTGAAGACCGACCGGCTCTCCGGCGGCAACGCCGTCGTCACCGGAATTCTGCTCGTATTCGCAGGGATCTCCGTCATCGTGGCCATCCTCGTCGTCTCCAACACCTTCTCCGTCATCGTCGCCGGTCGCCGCCGCGAATTCGCCCTGCTGCGCTGCCTCGGCGCCACCCGTGTGCAGATGTACGGCTCCGTCGTGGCCGAGGGACTCTTCGTCGGAGTCCTCGGATCAGTCTTCGGCGTCCTCGCCGGGGTCGCGATCAGCCGCGGACTCATAGCCGCAGCCGTGCGCTACTGGCCGGAGGAGTTCCCCTACGACACGCTCACCGTTCCCTTCTCCGCCTTGGTCAGCGGCGTCGTCGTCGGTGCCCTGCTGACGATCGTGGCGACCATCCGCCCGGCCCGCAGCGCCATTGCGGTGACGCCGCTCGAAGCACTCCAGCCCTTCGACGTCTCCATCTCACCCAGGACCCGCGCTCGACCGCGCCACCTCGTGGGTCTGGGCTTCATCGGTGTGGGCATCGTCCTCGTCATCGTCTCCGTCTATGCGGTGTCGACGACGCAGTTCTGGATCCTCGGCGGAGCGCTGGGCGGTGGACTCGTCGTCACCGGACTGGTCATCAGCTCGGCGAAGATCATCCCGCCCGTCGTCGCGTGGACGGGGGAGGTGCTGTTCAGTCCCTGGGGTGTGCCCGGACAGCTGGCGACCCTGAACACTCTGCGCAATCCGCGACGCACCGCGGCCACGGCCACGGCTCTGATCATCGGTGTGACCCTGGTGGCGACGATCCTCGTGGGCGGGATGTCGACGAAGGCGACCCTCAGCCACGGACTCGACCAGCGCTATCCCGTCGACATCTCCGTGCCGCTGTCGGGACTCGTCGACGATGACGAACTCGATGACGTGCGCGAGATCCCCGGTGTGTCCACCGCGGTCATCGCCCACCGCGCCGAGGCGGTCGAGGAGTTCAAGGGCTCCCGACCCGAGGTCTTCGTCCTCGACCCGGACAGCGCCGAGACCGTGCTCGGGGACGCAGCCGCCGATATCGTCTCCGGTCGGGTCACCGTTCCCGAGGACTATCCCGACCCGACTGTGCGCGTGAGAGGACTCACCGAGATGAGCGTTCCCGTGTACAGGGACGGACTCTCCAGTCTCGCCTTCTTCACCACCCCGGACATCGGCAACGACCTCGGCATCTCGGCAACGACGACGGCCGTGCTCGTCCGCCTCGATGAGGACGTCGACGTCGACGAGATCACACGCATCCGCCAGTCAGTGGCCGAAGCGCTCGACGTCTCCAGCGAAGAGGTCGGCGGCTCCGCCGTCGCTCGGGGCGCCTATTCCGAACTCATCGACGTCATGCTCGCCGGAGCCGTGGCCCTGCTCTTCGTCTCCGTGGTCATCGCGCTGATCGGAGTCTCGAACACGGTCAGCCTCTCCGTCATCGAACGTCGGAGGGAGAACGCACTCATGCGGGCGCTGGGGCTGAGCATCTCGCAGCTGCGGTCCCTGCTGGCACTCGAGGCGGTGCTCATCTCGTCGGTGGCCGCACTCTTCGGCCTCGTCCTCGGCGGAGCCCTGGGAATCGTCGGCACACGGCTGGTCACCCATGACTACTCCAGCGACCTCATCGTCGACTTCTCCGCCCCGTCCTTCCTCGGCATCCTCGGCGTGGCGGTCATCGCCGGCATCCTCTCCGCTCTGGCACCGGCCAGGCGAGCATCTCGACTCTCGCCCGTCGAGGGCCTCAAACTCGACTTCTGA
- a CDS encoding ABC transporter ATP-binding protein produces MSKPADEPGRTNAGDDDIVLRAQGLRKSFGRGDTAVDALDDISVDFESGRFTAIMGPSGSGKSTFMHVLAGLDRVDSGSIIMRGRDITRLNDRQLTQLRRDRVGFIFQAFNLVPTLSAEQNIELPVSLARKKIDREWKAEVVERLELGDRLRHRPHELSGGQQQRVAVARALLTRPDVIFADEPTGNLDSHAGAEVLSLLGRATTLYGQTIIMVTHDPVAASHAGRVVLLKDGRATGEVHQPTRESVVTALSELSSL; encoded by the coding sequence ATGTCGAAACCTGCTGATGAGCCCGGCCGGACGAACGCGGGCGATGACGATATCGTCCTCCGGGCGCAGGGCCTGCGCAAGAGCTTCGGCCGCGGCGATACAGCAGTCGATGCGCTCGACGACATCAGCGTCGACTTCGAATCGGGGCGCTTCACCGCCATCATGGGCCCCTCCGGCTCCGGAAAGTCCACGTTCATGCATGTCCTCGCCGGCCTCGACCGCGTCGACTCGGGGTCGATCATCATGCGCGGCAGGGACATCACCCGGCTCAATGACCGCCAGCTGACTCAGCTGCGCCGTGACCGGGTCGGCTTCATCTTCCAAGCCTTCAATCTCGTGCCGACGCTCAGCGCAGAGCAGAACATCGAGCTGCCGGTGTCTCTGGCCAGAAAGAAGATCGATCGCGAGTGGAAGGCAGAAGTCGTCGAACGGCTCGAACTCGGTGATCGTCTCCGGCATCGACCGCATGAGCTCTCCGGTGGTCAGCAGCAGCGAGTCGCCGTGGCCCGGGCCCTGCTGACTCGACCGGACGTCATCTTCGCCGACGAGCCCACCGGAAACCTCGACTCGCATGCCGGGGCCGAGGTTCTCTCGCTTCTGGGGCGTGCCACGACTCTGTACGGTCAGACGATCATCATGGTCACTCACGATCCCGTGGCGGCCTCCCACGCCGGTCGGGTCGTTCTCCTCAAGGACGGGCGTGCCACCGGCGAAGTCCATCAGCCGACCCGAGAGAGCGTGGTCACCGCGCTGAGCGAACTGAGTTCTCTGTGA
- a CDS encoding M15 family metallopeptidase, whose product MSSELSTVEAPPVRRRDLRKQNASSQVSTITSSRSVTSQSPRSASATLSPRRAAMAAEVRAAAGSPRRAAMAEEASRPMTPAGHTSTLAAARLGTRGSDGSLLRSVRRRQVTTFSALATVSVTGTAIAAVMVAGNMSGNQEVKVDDTAAQSEPRAINAESVSADIKVDDDDKTSMTIGAPSAKQTKVDAASRAITKTVLPGCDEAAPKGDAGNGELPDEWLCEIGVGNHKLRSDAAVSFAKMNAAFKKDTGKDLAVTDSYRSLESQVSVAARKPGFAARPGTSNHGWGLALDLGAGTQNGTGQQYEWLVANADKYGWENPDWAKRNSYELWHWEYVPGRKAMKGA is encoded by the coding sequence ATGTCGAGTGAGCTCTCGACCGTCGAGGCGCCGCCGGTTCGCCGACGTGATCTGCGCAAGCAGAACGCCTCCTCGCAGGTTTCGACCATCACCTCCTCGCGGTCCGTGACATCGCAGTCTCCGCGCAGCGCATCGGCCACCCTCTCGCCCCGTCGTGCGGCCATGGCCGCGGAGGTCCGCGCCGCCGCGGGTTCACCACGACGAGCCGCGATGGCCGAAGAGGCTTCGCGGCCGATGACTCCTGCGGGGCACACCTCGACGCTGGCCGCGGCCCGGCTCGGCACCCGCGGCTCGGACGGTTCGCTGCTGCGCTCGGTCCGTCGTCGCCAGGTCACGACTTTCTCCGCTCTGGCCACCGTCTCGGTCACCGGTACCGCCATCGCCGCTGTGATGGTCGCCGGAAACATGAGCGGCAACCAGGAAGTCAAGGTCGACGACACCGCCGCTCAGTCCGAGCCGCGTGCGATCAACGCCGAATCGGTCTCCGCTGACATCAAGGTCGACGATGACGACAAGACCTCGATGACCATCGGCGCCCCGAGCGCCAAGCAGACGAAGGTCGACGCCGCGTCCCGTGCGATCACAAAGACCGTTCTGCCCGGCTGTGACGAGGCGGCGCCGAAGGGCGATGCAGGCAACGGCGAACTGCCCGACGAGTGGCTGTGCGAGATCGGCGTGGGCAATCACAAGCTGCGCTCCGACGCGGCTGTGTCGTTCGCGAAGATGAACGCCGCGTTCAAGAAGGACACCGGGAAAGATCTCGCGGTCACCGACTCCTACCGGTCGCTGGAATCGCAGGTCTCCGTCGCCGCTCGCAAACCCGGCTTCGCGGCGCGCCCCGGAACGTCGAACCACGGTTGGGGACTGGCGCTGGATCTCGGTGCGGGAACGCAGAACGGAACCGGTCAGCAGTACGAATGGCTCGTTGCCAACGCCGACAAGTACGGGTGGGAGAACCCGGACTGGGCCAAGCGGAACTCCTATGAGCTCTGGCACTGGGAATACGTCCCCGGACGCAAGGCCATGAAAGGCGCCTGA
- a CDS encoding hemolysin family protein — protein sequence MSADWFGLVWLVVLLLGNSFFVAAEFAVVAAKRSQIEPRAAEGSAAAKTALYAMEHVSLMLAICQLGITVCSLLLGNVAEPAIHHLLAGPLEGLGIPAGLSSTISFVLALGVVTYLHVVIGEMVPKNLALAASGQAVMLLATPLVFLARVFGFVIRPLNGLANGILHLFKVEARDEVNEAFTIEQVESIVAESKREGLLSDDTGLLKGAIEFSDKTAADIMVPMSELITISDKVTPNELVTLVGKTGFSRYFVVGDDGYPQDYLHIKDVLYADTDEAFDAPVQSKRFRPLFTVTADDEVEEALAQMQKVGIHVARVIDSQAQVLGLLFLEDVLEELVGEVQDAMQRGRFDFRS from the coding sequence ATGAGCGCCGATTGGTTCGGACTGGTCTGGCTGGTCGTTCTGCTGCTGGGCAACTCCTTCTTCGTCGCGGCCGAATTCGCGGTGGTCGCGGCCAAACGTTCACAGATCGAACCGCGTGCGGCCGAAGGCTCTGCAGCGGCGAAGACAGCCCTCTACGCGATGGAGCACGTGTCACTGATGCTGGCGATCTGCCAGCTCGGCATCACCGTGTGCTCCCTGCTCCTGGGCAACGTGGCCGAACCTGCCATCCATCATCTGCTCGCCGGACCGCTCGAGGGTCTGGGCATCCCTGCGGGACTGTCCTCGACGATCTCCTTCGTCCTGGCGCTCGGCGTCGTGACCTATCTGCACGTGGTGATCGGTGAGATGGTGCCGAAGAACCTGGCTCTGGCGGCATCCGGTCAGGCAGTGATGCTGCTGGCGACACCGCTGGTGTTCCTGGCCAGAGTCTTCGGCTTCGTCATCCGTCCGCTCAACGGACTGGCCAATGGGATCCTCCATCTGTTCAAGGTGGAGGCTCGCGACGAAGTCAACGAGGCCTTCACGATTGAGCAGGTCGAATCGATCGTGGCCGAGTCAAAGCGCGAGGGACTGCTCAGCGATGACACCGGGCTGCTCAAGGGCGCCATCGAGTTCAGCGACAAGACCGCGGCGGACATCATGGTCCCGATGTCCGAGCTGATCACGATCTCGGACAAGGTGACCCCGAACGAGCTCGTGACCCTGGTCGGAAAGACCGGTTTCTCTCGGTACTTCGTCGTCGGTGACGACGGGTATCCGCAGGACTATCTCCACATCAAGGATGTTCTCTACGCCGATACCGATGAGGCCTTCGACGCTCCTGTGCAGAGCAAGCGCTTCCGCCCGCTGTTCACGGTCACTGCCGATGACGAGGTCGAAGAGGCTCTGGCACAGATGCAGAAGGTGGGAATCCACGTCGCCCGCGTCATCGACTCGCAGGCCCAGGTGCTCGGCCTACTGTTCCTCGAAGACGTGCTCGAAGAGCTCGTCGGCGAGGTCCAGGATGCGATGCAGCGGGGTCGATTCGACTTCCGCAGCTGA
- a CDS encoding hemolysin family protein, with protein sequence MEWILLALALLLILGTGVFVAAEFSLLTLDRHTADKAVEEGVVGAKTLRRSMTHLSTQLSAAQVGITITTLLTGYLMEPSLGRLLAPLFEAWGVGPGLAAPMALTIALIVSTVGSMIFGELVPKNLAIAVPLATGRIAAPMQYAFSIVFKPVIVVLNGTANKILMSMGIEPQEEGSVGRSPEELTSLVRHSAEEGVLDEQTAGLLERTLSFSERTAEDVMTPRTRMSTVDKDTTARQIIEQARDTGFSRFPVAAEDKDHIVGVVHVKQAFAVPPGNRDDAYAGGLMTEVREIPETQRLDPLLLELRATGLQMAVVVDEFGGTAGVVTLEDVVEELVGEVADEHDRMRVAARPARDGSWIVPGQLRPDEISSTIGVTIPEDSDYETLAGFVLKELGRIPEPGDEVRTEDALIVVERMHGRRIERLRVVLRAADAGAFEAGGETR encoded by the coding sequence ATGGAATGGATCCTCCTCGCCCTCGCGCTGCTGCTCATCCTCGGCACCGGAGTCTTCGTCGCAGCCGAGTTCTCACTGCTGACTCTCGACCGCCATACCGCCGATAAGGCGGTCGAGGAGGGCGTCGTCGGCGCGAAGACGCTGCGGCGCTCGATGACCCACCTGTCCACCCAGCTCTCGGCGGCGCAGGTGGGCATCACGATCACCACACTGCTGACCGGCTACCTCATGGAGCCGTCCTTGGGCAGACTGTTGGCGCCGCTGTTCGAAGCCTGGGGCGTCGGTCCCGGTCTCGCCGCACCGATGGCGCTGACCATCGCCCTCATCGTGTCCACCGTGGGATCGATGATCTTCGGTGAACTCGTGCCGAAGAACCTCGCCATCGCCGTGCCCCTGGCGACCGGCCGCATCGCAGCTCCGATGCAGTACGCGTTCTCGATCGTCTTCAAGCCCGTCATCGTGGTCCTCAACGGCACAGCGAACAAGATCCTCATGTCGATGGGCATCGAACCGCAGGAAGAGGGCTCGGTGGGCCGTTCTCCGGAGGAGCTGACCTCTCTCGTGCGCCACTCCGCCGAAGAGGGCGTGCTCGACGAACAGACGGCAGGTCTGCTGGAGAGGACCCTGAGTTTCTCCGAGCGCACCGCAGAAGACGTCATGACCCCGCGCACACGCATGTCCACAGTGGACAAGGACACCACGGCCCGACAGATCATCGAACAGGCCCGGGACACCGGATTCTCCCGTTTCCCCGTGGCCGCGGAGGACAAAGACCACATCGTCGGCGTCGTCCACGTCAAACAGGCCTTCGCCGTGCCTCCGGGCAACCGCGACGACGCCTACGCAGGAGGACTGATGACCGAGGTCCGTGAGATCCCGGAGACTCAGCGTCTCGATCCGCTCCTCTTGGAGCTGCGAGCCACCGGCCTGCAGATGGCTGTGGTCGTCGATGAGTTCGGCGGCACCGCCGGAGTCGTCACCCTCGAAGATGTCGTCGAAGAGCTCGTGGGTGAGGTCGCCGACGAACACGATCGGATGCGTGTCGCGGCGAGACCGGCACGCGACGGCTCCTGGATCGTGCCGGGTCAGCTGCGACCCGATGAGATCTCATCGACGATCGGCGTGACCATCCCGGAGGACTCGGACTACGAGACGCTGGCAGGATTCGTCCTCAAGGAACTCGGACGGATTCCCGAACCGGGTGATGAAGTCCGCACCGAGGATGCCCTCATCGTCGTCGAGCGGATGCACGGCCGGCGCATCGAACGCCTCCGGGTGGTGCTGCGCGCCGCCGACGCGGGGGCCTTTGAAGCAGGAGGTGAGACCCGATGA
- the guaB1 gene encoding GMP reductase — translation MRFISNDPNNDLTYSDVFLVPNSSALTSRFDVDLTATDPTGSTTPLVAANMTAVSGRRMAETMARRGGLAVLPQDIPLTAAEETIAWVKSRDRIFESALRFAPEDTVLNALHVLAKRPHGFGVVVDAAGRLEGIINAADLRGVDRFTSVAELSDSSPHVIRASEVDWEDSAQLESLFESMTESRAEFAAVVDDEDTVLGSLTPNSLLRSSIYTPNVDDQGRLKIAVAIGVNGAAVERATALVEAGADVLVVDTAHGHQVKMLDTLSAIADAELGVPIVAGNVVTAEGVRDLVAAGAQIVKVGVGPGAMCTTRMMTAVGRPQFSAVLECAEAARELGAHVWADGGVRYPRDVALALAAGASQVMVGSWFAGTHESPGDLLVDGEGRKFKESFGMASARAVANRTRTESAFARARKGLFEEGISSSTMYIDPESPGVEDLLDGITSGVRSSCTYAGAGDLAEFARLAAVGVQSAAGYEEGRPLSGSW, via the coding sequence ATGCGTTTCATCTCAAATGACCCGAACAACGATCTCACCTACTCCGATGTCTTCCTCGTCCCGAATTCTTCGGCGCTGACGTCGCGCTTCGACGTCGACCTCACCGCAACCGATCCGACCGGGTCGACGACCCCGCTCGTCGCGGCGAATATGACCGCCGTGTCCGGTCGTCGGATGGCGGAGACGATGGCACGTCGCGGGGGACTGGCGGTGCTGCCCCAGGACATCCCGCTGACCGCGGCCGAGGAGACCATCGCCTGGGTGAAGAGCCGCGACCGGATCTTCGAATCCGCACTGCGCTTCGCGCCCGAGGACACGGTGCTCAACGCTCTGCACGTGCTCGCCAAGCGTCCCCACGGCTTCGGCGTCGTCGTCGACGCCGCGGGACGCCTCGAGGGAATCATCAATGCCGCGGATCTGCGCGGCGTCGACCGCTTCACCTCGGTGGCGGAGCTGTCGGACTCCTCACCCCATGTCATCCGCGCCTCCGAGGTCGACTGGGAGGACTCTGCACAGCTGGAGTCGCTCTTCGAGTCGATGACCGAATCACGTGCGGAATTCGCCGCCGTCGTCGACGATGAGGACACGGTGCTCGGCAGCCTGACTCCGAACTCGCTGCTGCGCTCGTCCATCTATACGCCCAATGTCGATGATCAGGGACGGCTGAAGATCGCCGTGGCCATCGGCGTCAACGGCGCCGCGGTCGAACGCGCCACGGCTCTGGTCGAGGCCGGCGCCGATGTCCTCGTCGTCGATACCGCCCACGGCCACCAGGTGAAGATGCTCGACACGCTCTCGGCGATCGCCGATGCCGAGCTCGGGGTGCCGATCGTGGCCGGAAACGTCGTCACCGCCGAAGGGGTCCGCGACCTCGTCGCCGCCGGTGCTCAGATCGTCAAGGTCGGGGTCGGTCCAGGAGCGATGTGCACGACCCGGATGATGACCGCAGTCGGTCGTCCGCAGTTCTCCGCAGTGCTCGAATGCGCCGAGGCCGCTCGCGAGCTGGGTGCCCATGTGTGGGCCGACGGCGGAGTCCGCTACCCCCGCGACGTGGCCCTGGCGCTGGCGGCCGGAGCCTCGCAGGTCATGGTCGGATCCTGGTTCGCCGGCACTCATGAATCCCCCGGCGACCTGCTCGTCGACGGCGAGGGCCGGAAATTCAAGGAGAGCTTCGGAATGGCTTCGGCTCGGGCCGTGGCCAACCGGACCCGCACCGAGTCGGCATTCGCGCGGGCACGTAAGGGACTGTTCGAAGAAGGCATCTCTTCGTCGACCATGTACATCGACCCTGAATCTCCTGGGGTCGAGGACCTGCTCGACGGCATCACGTCGGGTGTGCGCAGCTCCTGCACCTACGCCGGAGCCGGTGATCTCGCGGAGTTCGCGCGCCTGGCCGCTGTCGGAGTCCAGAGCGCTGCCGGCTACGAAGAGGGCCGACCGCTGTCGGGAAGTTGGTAA